The following coding sequences are from one Pedosphaera parvula Ellin514 window:
- a CDS encoding NAD(P)/FAD-dependent oxidoreductase translates to MVETKHPHIVVLGAGFGGLEFCKNFDDPNARITLVDRTNHHLFQPLLYQVATAGLSAPEIAQPVRAILRNQQNVTVLLDTVVDFNLAEKKVILQDSVLEYDYLVLALGSCTSYFGHPEWEEHAPGLKSLEDALHIRSNILMAFEKAETEPSPDTHDRLMRIVVVGGGPTGVELAGAFAELARHVLRSDFRRIDPAQAHVILIEAGPRILPTFSPELSVSGQKQLEALGVEVRTSTMVKNISEGRLDLANGETIHAGNIIWAAGVSATSLTRKLGVELDRAGRVKVNPDLSIPAHPEVFAIGDMALVPQPGGKPVPGVSPAAMQEAKLVARIISDDLAFRGAVKRPAFKYWDKGTMATIGRSAAVAQVGKFEFSGFIAWLAWLIIHLIFLVGFRNKLAVLFQWFYGYITYRRGARIIIEYPSQASSVPRSSPLTTAPKG, encoded by the coding sequence ATGGTGGAGACCAAACATCCTCACATTGTTGTTTTGGGCGCAGGATTCGGCGGGTTGGAGTTTTGCAAAAACTTCGACGATCCGAATGCCAGGATCACACTCGTCGACCGGACCAATCACCATCTGTTTCAACCACTGCTATACCAGGTGGCTACCGCAGGTCTATCCGCCCCGGAAATTGCGCAACCCGTCCGTGCCATTCTGCGCAACCAACAAAACGTTACGGTACTGCTCGACACGGTGGTTGATTTTAACCTCGCGGAAAAGAAAGTTATCCTGCAGGACAGTGTGCTCGAGTACGATTATCTCGTTCTTGCCCTGGGCAGTTGCACCAGCTACTTCGGCCATCCAGAATGGGAGGAACATGCTCCCGGTTTGAAATCGCTGGAAGATGCCCTGCATATCCGCAGCAATATCCTGATGGCTTTCGAGAAGGCCGAGACGGAGCCGAGCCCGGACACGCACGATCGGTTGATGAGGATTGTCGTGGTCGGCGGTGGTCCCACGGGTGTGGAACTCGCGGGAGCCTTTGCCGAGCTTGCCAGACATGTTTTAAGATCTGACTTCCGGAGAATCGATCCCGCGCAAGCCCATGTTATTTTGATTGAAGCAGGGCCACGTATTCTGCCCACGTTCTCTCCCGAGTTATCCGTCAGTGGACAAAAGCAATTGGAAGCTCTTGGTGTTGAAGTGCGGACTTCCACCATGGTGAAAAACATTTCGGAAGGCCGTCTGGACCTTGCAAATGGCGAAACCATTCACGCGGGCAACATCATCTGGGCTGCCGGAGTTTCGGCCACATCCCTTACGCGAAAGCTCGGCGTTGAACTCGACCGCGCTGGCCGGGTGAAGGTGAATCCCGATCTGAGCATTCCCGCGCACCCGGAGGTCTTTGCGATCGGTGACATGGCCCTGGTGCCGCAACCCGGCGGCAAGCCCGTCCCGGGCGTATCACCCGCAGCCATGCAGGAAGCGAAGCTGGTGGCCAGGATCATTTCAGATGATCTCGCCTTTCGCGGCGCGGTGAAGCGGCCTGCATTCAAATACTGGGACAAGGGGACCATGGCGACGATTGGCCGTTCTGCCGCAGTCGCGCAAGTGGGCAAGTTTGAGTTCTCCGGATTTATAGCCTGGCTTGCGTGGCTGATCATCCACTTGATTTTCCTCGTGGGTTTCCGCAACAAGCTCGCCGTTCTCTTCCAGTGGTTCTACGGCTATATCACTTACAGGCGTGGGGCTCGCATCATCATCGAATACCCATCTCAAGCCAGCTCCGTCCCGCGCTCGTCGCCACTGACTACCGCCCCGAAGGGCTGA